The proteins below come from a single Asterias rubens chromosome 9, eAstRub1.3, whole genome shotgun sequence genomic window:
- the LOC117294442 gene encoding probable E3 ubiquitin-protein ligase HECTD2 has protein sequence MAALRPMAGQICASCQAPISQGLQSQRATCPSCARNFTGVSRRSSGAAAPLAPSDFTEEQSGGDMNEEDVNRLPSLQTPSAGGNDKTSKGGRFSGITTFFSSLGGGKNKGGKGNEQEMNTKGRPSSEQGLPPINAGQGMVSQSAPSQSGNGNQRRKEKLPTGYTPMQLKHFKECMSKAKASENYKQVQSFYEIVFSSFAHINATFMEAGKDPRSTEESGLSQGYIQEALNSLLEVPEDIQKTTLKAIINSLLKDMKRPRDKNDLRAYLVLIQNPQFNQTSTYVIFAHLLRQMSGLCDQDHHYLVHWFKRLPKDSFKDIVNRLLQFVSIRLFPPEPADLPPIGKCSWWIPSVAKVLALLNAANSLVTPNKIVYTSFYNNTLDHVDLMKEYYAWQNPNNYQTFTFCQYPFILSLQAKRTIMQKDSEQQMIMTARRSLVAKVQQRQMPNMNMLFLNLKVRRSHLVSDSLHEVARKKADLKKKLRVQFHNEPGLDMGGLTKEWFLLLLRKIFKEEYGMFTYNEKSRCFWFNPACVDCNQEFNLVGVLMGLAVYNSIILDIHFPASTYKKLLSPAVVPYNNPGAEVGRAPVSHDDLAQVNPELAHGLDELLAYDGNVEDDLCTSFQVSLPVYGTVHTVDLKADGANIPVTNDNRQEYVDLYKNYLLNESIYQQFAAFYHGFHSVCASNALIMLRPEEVEMLVCGSPNLDLDALEKVTTYDGFTKNDQTIRYFWEVVKAFPIPLQKKVLLFATGSDRIPIGGMGEMTFKIVKVNASTSMLPMSHTCFNQLILPPYKSRRQLKHKVTIAISNAEGFGLE, from the exons ATGGCTGCCCTCAGGCCCATGGCTGGCCAAATTTGTGCTTCATGTCAAGCGCCAATATCTCAGGGATTGCAGAGCCAGCGAGCGACTTGTCCGTCTTGTGCCCGGAATTTTACTGGAGTGTCTCGGCGGTCGTCCGGGGCTGCCGCTCCGTTGGCCCCCAGTGACTTTACGGAGGAGCAGTCAGGTGGAGATATGAACGAGGAAGATGTCAACCGGTTGCCTTCTTTGCAGACACCATCTGCCGGGGGAAAT GACAAAACGAGCAAAGGGGGCCGTTTCTCCGGAATAACAACATTTTTCAGTTCACTCGGAGGCGGTAAGAACAAAGGAGGGAAGGGCAATGAACAAGAAATGAACACCAAAGGTAGACCGTCCTCCGAGCAGGGCCTGCCTCCAATCAACGCTGGCCAAGGCATGGTGTCTCAGAGTGCTCCTAGTCAAAGTGGCAATGGGAACCAGAGGAGAAAGGAGAAGCTACCGACCGGGTATACACCCATGCAGTTAAAGCATTTTAA AGAGTGCATGAGTAAAGCCAAAGCTTCAGAGAACTATAAACAGGTTCAAAGTTTCTACGAGATAGTTTTCAGTTCCTTCGCTCACATCAATGCAACGTTCATG GAGGCAGGTAAAGACCCACGCAGTACTGAGGAATCGGGGTTATCTCAGGGGTATATCCAAGAAGCACTTAATTCTCTACTAGAAGTACCAGAAGATATTCAGAAGACTACACTTAAAGCGATCATCAATAGTTTACTCAAAGACATGAAGAG ACCTAGAGACAAGAATGATTTGAGGGCATACTTGGTATTGATACAG AATCCCCAGTTTAATCAGACCTCCACCTACGTCATCTTTGCTCATCTTCTACGTCAGATGTCAGGACTCTGTGATCAAGATCATCATTATCTTGTCCACTGGTTTAAAAG ACTTCCCAAGGATTCCTTCAAAGACATTGTAAATCGACTTCTGCAGTTTGTATCCATCCGTTTGTTCCCTCCGGAGCCAGCTGACCTCCCACCCATCGGCAAATGTTCCTGGTGGATTCCATCTGTAGCCAAAGTCTTGGCTCTTCTTA ATGCAGCTAACTCATTGGTAACTCCAAACAAGATTGTATATACAAGCTTCTATAACAACACCTTGGATCATGTGGATCTAATGAAGGAATATTATGCATGGCAGAACCCGAACAACTATCAAAC GTTCACATTCTGCCAGTACCCATTCATTCTCAGTCTACAAGCCAAACGTACAATCATGCAGAAAGATTCTGAACAGCAGATGATAATGACCGCTAGG AGGAGTCTGGTAGCCAAGGTTCAACAGAGGCAGATGCCAAACATGAATATGTTATTCCTCAACCTTAAAGTACGCCGATCTCATCTGGTCTCGGACTCATTACATGAG gTTGCAAGAAAGAAAGCTGATCTGAAGAAGAAGTTGCGAGTACAGTTTCACAATGAGCCTGGTTTGGATATGGGAGGCCTGACCAAAGAATGGTTTCTTCTGCTGCTCAGAAAAATATTCAAGGAAGAATACG GTATGTTCACATACAATGAAAAGTCAAGGTGCTTCTGGTTTAACCCTGCATGCGTGGACTGCAATCAAGAATTCAACCTGGTTGGAGTT CTTATGGGCCTAGCTGTTTACAACAGCATCATCTTAGATATTCATTTCCCAGCAAGTACATACAAGAAGCTTCTTAGCCCAGCCGTGGTGCCTTATAACAACCCAGGAGCAGAGGTTGGACGTGCCCCAGTCTCGCACGATGATCTTGCCCAGGTCAATCCT GAGTTAGCCCATGGTTTAGATGAACTCCTTGCCTATGATGGCAATGTAGAGGACGATCTGTGTACAAGTTTCCAG GTGTCGCTACCGGTGTATGGTACGGTCCACACAGTTGACTTGAAGGCTGATGGGGCCAATATACCAGTCACTAATGACAATAGACAAG aGTACGTTGATCTTTACAAGAACTACCTTCTGAATGAGTCCATCTACCAGCAGTTTGCAGCCTTCTACCACGGCTTCCACAGCGTCTGTGCCTCTAACGCTCTCATTATGCTGAGACCTGAGGAGGTTGAGATGCTGGTGTGTGGGAGTCCCAATCTAGACCTTGATGCATTGGAGAAGGTGACTACGTATGATGGATTTACAAAAAATGACCAGACTATCAG ATACTTTTGGGAGGTTGTGAAGGCATTCCCAATCCCTCTTCAGAAGAAGGTCTTATTATTTGCAACTGGAAGTGATCGCATCCCAATCGGAGGAATGGGAGAGATGACATTCAAGATTGTTAAAGTCAACGCCTCAACTAGCAT GTTGCCGATGTCTCATACATGCTTCAATCAGCTCATTCTACCACCTTACAAGAGTAGACGACAGTTAAAACATAAAGTCACCATCGCTATCTCCAACGCTGAAggttttgggttagaatga